One part of the Tenacibaculum sp. 190130A14a genome encodes these proteins:
- a CDS encoding DUF2199 domain-containing protein has product MFWKKKKSKSAESKCSQCGQVHLEWPALTFKVPVNYDYLSNQEKSELGKLNSDFCEIHYEDQIDRFIRVTLTQKVNGFCENLNYGLWVSLSEKSYSDYKANFNSKNHKTRYFGWLCSNIPGYAETISIPCDVITRTANSRPEIFPHQDFDHPFVRDYYDGITKVEAEKRINNMIKNVG; this is encoded by the coding sequence ATGTTCTGGAAAAAGAAAAAAAGTAAATCAGCAGAATCCAAATGTTCTCAATGCGGACAAGTGCATTTGGAATGGCCAGCTTTGACTTTTAAAGTACCGGTGAATTACGACTATCTTTCTAATCAAGAAAAATCTGAATTAGGAAAATTGAATTCTGACTTTTGTGAAATCCATTATGAAGATCAAATTGACCGTTTTATTAGAGTAACACTAACTCAAAAAGTGAATGGCTTTTGTGAAAATTTGAACTACGGACTTTGGGTTTCATTAAGCGAGAAAAGCTATTCAGACTATAAAGCAAATTTTAACAGTAAAAACCACAAAACTAGATATTTCGGATGGTTATGTAGTAATATCCCTGGATATGCAGAAACAATATCGATTCCTTGTGATGTAATTACTAGAACAGCGAATAGTAGGCCTGAAATTTTTCCTCATCAAGATTTTGATCATCCATTTGTTAGAGATTATTATGATGGAATTACGAAAGTTGAAGCAGAAAAAAGAATAAACAACATGATAAAAAACGTTGGGTAA
- a CDS encoding serine hydrolase: MKKRILKVSLCIVAILLVWIGFLIFKPEPKSISGLMESYENPGIKIKIRSPFSGSVLVAKNNKVIFKGAYGDKNRETKSPNTIATKYGIGSVTKQFTAMLIMQLVEEKKIKLQDTIGKYLPYLPSEKGNNITIHQLLSHTSGLPHYNGLENIGVSLREFGKKSYTPKELVLLIAKTDLLSEPGSTFYYSSLGYDILGAVLEEVSGKNFADLLQEKITIPLNLKNTGYGTNEFVSKELAKGYQYREAYGWDWWTSEHGGVTREAPFRDQSTAYTAGGMYSTVEDLFTWSKAVQSFKLLSPELTKVMLTPYMHGHCYGWVRNWDDIIEKNIKVRLYGHGGALAGNSAFIGMYDDGTTIIYLANRSNLKAEEILHQIHLRANNLKDEYKLQGYPNRSSYDKFIKAGGMNALKDYFNRLSEYSGYTVNPSNSTMRGVMGIHLEAGKVEVADSLKTVFLKTYNPNESTLNDLGYYFLSSDYPKYALEFFKEGILRFPNSPNTWDSLGEAYLTYEDYNQSVTCYEKAVFLAKKNTHRNLEAYKENLQRAKDKLKD, translated from the coding sequence ATGAAGAAACGTATTCTCAAAGTAAGTTTATGTATTGTAGCAATTTTATTGGTTTGGATTGGTTTTTTAATATTTAAACCTGAACCAAAAAGCATAAGCGGATTAATGGAAAGCTATGAAAATCCGGGAATAAAAATAAAAATAAGAAGTCCTTTTAGTGGCTCGGTTTTGGTAGCAAAGAATAATAAAGTCATATTCAAAGGAGCCTATGGAGATAAGAATAGAGAAACAAAAAGTCCTAATACTATTGCTACGAAATATGGAATTGGATCTGTAACGAAACAATTTACTGCTATGCTTATTATGCAGTTAGTTGAAGAGAAAAAAATTAAATTACAGGATACTATTGGTAAATACCTTCCTTATTTACCAAGTGAAAAAGGAAATAATATTACGATTCATCAACTACTGTCACATACATCAGGGTTACCACATTATAATGGATTGGAGAATATTGGGGTGAGTTTAAGAGAGTTTGGAAAGAAAAGTTATACTCCCAAAGAATTGGTTTTATTAATAGCAAAAACTGATTTGCTCAGTGAGCCAGGAAGTACGTTTTATTATAGTAGTTTAGGATACGATATTTTAGGAGCAGTGTTAGAAGAAGTATCAGGAAAAAACTTCGCTGATTTATTACAAGAGAAAATAACTATTCCATTAAACTTGAAAAATACAGGCTATGGAACGAACGAATTTGTATCAAAAGAGTTGGCAAAAGGCTATCAGTATAGAGAAGCTTATGGCTGGGATTGGTGGACTTCAGAGCACGGTGGGGTTACTAGAGAAGCACCTTTTAGAGATCAATCTACGGCATATACTGCAGGTGGGATGTATTCTACAGTAGAAGATTTATTTACTTGGAGTAAGGCCGTACAATCATTTAAATTATTATCACCAGAATTAACTAAAGTAATGTTAACTCCCTATATGCATGGACATTGTTATGGATGGGTAAGAAATTGGGATGATATTATAGAGAAAAATATAAAAGTTCGGTTATATGGGCATGGAGGAGCTTTAGCGGGAAACAGCGCTTTTATAGGAATGTATGATGATGGAACTACTATTATATATTTGGCGAATAGAAGTAATTTAAAAGCAGAAGAAATATTGCACCAAATCCATTTAAGAGCAAATAATCTAAAAGATGAATATAAGTTACAAGGATATCCTAATAGAAGTTCTTACGATAAATTTATAAAGGCAGGAGGGATGAATGCTTTGAAAGATTATTTCAACAGACTTTCAGAGTATAGTGGGTATACAGTAAACCCTTCAAACAGCACAATGAGAGGTGTTATGGGAATTCACTTAGAAGCAGGTAAAGTTGAGGTTGCTGATAGTTTAAAAACAGTTTTTTTGAAAACATATAACCCAAATGAAAGCACATTAAATGATTTAGGATATTATTTTTTAAGTTCAGATTATCCAAAATATGCATTGGAGTTTTTTAAAGAAGGAATATTAAGATTTCCAAATTCGCCAAATACTTGGGATAGTTTAGGAGAAGCGTATTTAACTTATGAGGATTATAATCAGTCGGTTACTTGCTATGAAAAAGCGGTTTTTTTGGCGAAAAAAAACACTCATAGAAATTTAGAAGCATACAAGGAGAATCTTCAAAGAGCGAAAGATAAATTAAAAGATTAG
- a CDS encoding histidine decarboxylase: MASDIKLPLESQQKLANLKEELTSARDTFLGYPVSKDFDYSALNEFFQFPINNLGDPFEHGTYRVQTHEMEREVIAFFAKLFRANPKDFWGYVTNGGSESNLYGLYIARELFPKAIVYYSESTHYSVRKNIHLLNIPSIVIKSQPNGEMDYEDFENTVRMNRHKPVIVLTTFGTTMKEAKDDVAKVKGILSNLAIQDHYIHCDAALAGSFGPFMQPRLPFDFMDGADSISISGHKFIGSPIPTGVLIAKRSNRDRIAKGISYIGSLDTTITGSRNGHSPLFLWYALKQLGVQGLRDRYLHSLEVAEYCEKQLKAIGIAAWRNPNAITVVLPKTPKSIKDKWQLATEGEVAHVICMPNVTKSQIDEFIADMKNCNEPVIEDEFSYDFSLS, translated from the coding sequence ATGGCAAGCGATATAAAATTACCCTTAGAGAGTCAGCAAAAACTAGCAAATTTAAAAGAAGAATTAACCTCAGCGAGAGACACATTTTTAGGATACCCTGTATCTAAAGATTTTGACTATTCTGCATTGAATGAGTTTTTTCAGTTTCCTATTAATAATTTAGGAGATCCTTTCGAGCATGGCACTTATCGGGTTCAAACACACGAAATGGAGCGTGAGGTTATTGCTTTTTTTGCGAAGTTGTTTAGAGCGAATCCGAAAGATTTTTGGGGATATGTTACCAATGGCGGTTCTGAAAGTAATTTATATGGATTATACATTGCTAGAGAGTTATTTCCTAAAGCCATTGTATATTATTCAGAATCGACTCACTATAGCGTTCGTAAAAACATTCATTTGTTAAATATTCCTAGTATTGTAATCAAATCGCAACCAAATGGTGAAATGGATTATGAAGATTTTGAAAATACGGTACGTATGAATCGTCATAAGCCTGTTATTGTCTTAACTACTTTTGGAACAACCATGAAAGAAGCTAAAGACGATGTAGCCAAGGTAAAAGGTATTTTAAGCAACTTAGCAATTCAAGATCATTACATTCATTGTGACGCAGCTTTAGCTGGTTCTTTTGGCCCTTTTATGCAACCTCGTTTACCTTTTGATTTTATGGATGGTGCTGATAGTATTTCTATAAGCGGACATAAATTTATTGGTTCTCCAATTCCAACTGGTGTATTAATTGCCAAACGTTCCAATAGAGATCGTATTGCAAAAGGTATTTCATACATCGGTTCTTTAGATACTACAATTACAGGTTCAAGAAATGGACATTCTCCTTTATTTTTATGGTATGCCTTAAAACAATTAGGTGTTCAAGGTTTAAGAGATCGATATTTGCATAGTTTAGAGGTTGCCGAATATTGTGAAAAACAATTAAAAGCAATTGGTATAGCCGCTTGGAGAAACCCTAATGCCATTACAGTGGTGTTACCTAAAACTCCAAAAAGTATTAAAGATAAATGGCAATTAGCTACAGAAGGTGAGGTAGCTCATGTAATTTGTATGCCAAACGTAACCAAAAGTCAAATTGATGAGTTTATTGCAGATATGAAAAACTGTAACGAACCTGTTATTGAAGATGAGTTTTCTTACGATTTTTCATTAAGTTAA
- a CDS encoding CPCC family cysteine-rich protein has protein sequence MNRKEVIEKYISLIIEGYSEDKREEEITQLLLENWSNVQGWTNLPDNLQKEFNNGKLDGNFNDKKYNDILKFKLHNDIKGYNNEYLSEATGIIITRGNACDLIACPCCGYKTLESRNEFDICKICWWEDDGQDNEQADDILRYNWNVNFDNYLVFSIHKTT, from the coding sequence ATGAATAGAAAAGAAGTAATAGAAAAATATATTTCATTAATTATTGAGGGCTACTCTGAAGATAAAAGAGAAGAAGAAATTACTCAATTACTTTTGGAAAATTGGTCAAATGTGCAAGGATGGACTAATCTTCCAGATAACCTTCAGAAGGAATTCAATAATGGAAAGCTTGACGGAAATTTTAATGATAAGAAGTATAACGACATATTAAAATTCAAACTCCATAATGATATCAAAGGGTATAACAATGAATATCTCTCGGAAGCAACTGGTATTATTATAACACGAGGAAATGCTTGCGATTTAATAGCTTGTCCTTGCTGTGGGTATAAGACTTTAGAAAGTAGAAACGAATTTGATATATGTAAAATCTGCTGGTGGGAAGATGACGGACAAGATAATGAACAGGCAGATGATATTTTGCGGTACAATTGGAATGTTAATTTTGACAATTATCTCGTGTTTAGTATTCATAAAACGACATAA
- a CDS encoding helix-turn-helix domain-containing protein gives MQDVNSNLAKIVVASRKKLGLSQEALAEEANVSLSTIQRIEKGTVSPRAHTIKILAKTLNLEIVDLVSESNEKGKSLINFSLLKKMNLSILLLAFFPLINTVAPFILWKYSKDKENLIAGKIISLQLLWGILMIIGVIMTLFLSNLIIGNAGNGLFVSMLFYLLAVLFNVYLIIKTSLSLTQENEKTLSFVPNFF, from the coding sequence ATGCAGGATGTAAATTCAAACTTGGCCAAAATAGTTGTAGCGTCACGAAAAAAACTTGGGTTATCGCAAGAAGCATTGGCAGAAGAAGCAAATGTTTCTCTGAGTACGATACAACGTATTGAAAAAGGAACGGTAAGTCCTCGAGCACATACGATAAAGATACTAGCGAAAACCTTGAATTTAGAAATAGTTGATTTGGTTTCTGAATCAAATGAAAAAGGAAAGTCTTTAATCAATTTTTCTTTGCTAAAGAAAATGAACTTATCAATTTTACTTTTGGCTTTTTTCCCTTTAATAAATACTGTTGCTCCTTTTATTTTATGGAAATATAGTAAGGATAAAGAAAATTTGATAGCAGGTAAAATTATAAGTCTACAGTTGTTATGGGGAATTCTGATGATTATAGGAGTTATTATGACACTTTTTTTATCCAATCTAATAATTGGGAATGCCGGTAACGGACTTTTTGTTAGTATGCTGTTTTATCTTCTTGCAGTACTTTTCAACGTTTATTTGATTATTAAAACGTCGTTAAGTCTTACACAAGAAAATGAAAAAACCTTGAGTTTTGTTCCAAATTTCTTCTAA
- a CDS encoding WG repeat-containing protein, with translation MIKFHIGEIDEIGVPSGYLNSKGDTIIPTEKYYYCYTDTIKNFGMVLEKGTGKIIGINQNGIELFEIAKIDNGPDYIKNGLFRIIKNNMYGYANKKGEIIIEPKFKCAHPFFMGKAQVSDSCIVKTSSRQQMFLSNNWYYINSKGNKIEK, from the coding sequence TTGATTAAATTTCACATAGGAGAAATTGACGAAATTGGAGTTCCTTCTGGCTATCTGAATTCAAAAGGAGACACTATAATACCAACTGAAAAATATTATTATTGTTATACCGATACTATTAAAAACTTCGGTATGGTACTCGAAAAAGGAACTGGAAAAATAATTGGAATTAACCAAAATGGTATTGAGTTATTTGAAATTGCAAAGATTGACAACGGACCTGATTATATCAAGAATGGACTCTTTAGAATTATAAAAAACAATATGTATGGATATGCAAATAAAAAGGGAGAAATAATTATAGAACCGAAGTTTAAATGTGCACATCCGTTTTTTATGGGCAAAGCCCAAGTTTCAGATTCTTGTATAGTTAAAACATCTAGTAGACAACAAATGTTCTTATCGAATAATTGGTACTATATAAATTCAAAAGGAAATAAAATCGAAAAATAA